In the genome of Streptomyces sp. V2I9, one region contains:
- a CDS encoding ABC transporter permease — translation MSGSTAAPDRPDERLVRTSPLRKLLGRPELGSVVGAVAVFLFFTIVADSFLQASSLGTVLYAASVLGIMAAPVALLMIGGEFDLSAGVLVTSSALISSMFSYQMTANVWVGVLVSLLVTLAIGAFNGFMLTRTKLPSFIITLGTFLMLTGLNLGFTKLISGTVSTKAIGDMEGFDSAHALFASTLTLGGVELKVTILWWIALVAVATWILLRTRFGNWIFAVGGEADAARAVGVPVIRTRIGLYLGVAFAAWVSGQHLLFSYDVVQSGEGVGNELTYIIAAVIGGCLITGGYGSAIGSAVGAFIFGMTSKGIVYAEWNPDWFKFFLGAMLLLATLLNAWVRKRAEATT, via the coding sequence ATGAGCGGCTCCACCGCCGCACCCGACCGGCCGGACGAACGCCTGGTGCGCACCTCGCCGCTGCGCAAGCTCCTCGGCCGTCCCGAACTGGGCTCGGTCGTCGGCGCGGTGGCCGTCTTCCTGTTCTTCACGATCGTCGCGGACAGCTTCCTCCAGGCATCCAGCCTCGGCACCGTGCTGTACGCCGCCTCGGTCCTCGGCATCATGGCCGCCCCGGTCGCGCTGCTGATGATCGGCGGCGAGTTCGACCTCTCCGCCGGCGTCCTGGTGACCAGCTCCGCGCTGATCTCCTCGATGTTCAGCTACCAGATGACGGCCAACGTCTGGGTCGGGGTCCTCGTCTCGCTGCTGGTCACCCTCGCCATCGGCGCGTTCAACGGCTTCATGCTGACCCGCACCAAGCTGCCCAGCTTCATCATCACGCTCGGCACCTTCCTGATGCTGACCGGCCTGAACCTCGGCTTCACCAAGCTCATCAGCGGCACCGTCTCCACCAAGGCCATCGGCGACATGGAGGGCTTCGACTCGGCCCACGCCCTGTTCGCCTCCACGCTGACCCTCGGCGGCGTCGAGCTCAAGGTGACCATCCTGTGGTGGATCGCCCTGGTCGCCGTCGCCACCTGGATCCTGCTCCGTACCCGCTTCGGCAACTGGATCTTCGCCGTGGGCGGCGAGGCCGACGCCGCCCGCGCGGTCGGCGTCCCCGTCATCCGCACCAGGATCGGGCTGTACCTCGGCGTCGCCTTCGCCGCCTGGGTCTCCGGCCAGCACCTGCTGTTCAGCTACGACGTCGTCCAGTCCGGCGAGGGCGTCGGCAACGAACTGACGTACATCATCGCCGCCGTCATCGGCGGCTGCCTGATCACCGGCGGCTACGGCTCCGCGATCGGCTCGGCGGTCGGCGCGTTCATCTTCGGCATGACCAGCAAGGGCATCGTGTACGCCGAGTGGAACCCGGACTGGTTCAAATTCTTCCTGGGAGCCATGCTGCTCCTGGCCACCCTGCTCAACGCGTGGGTGCGCAAGCGCGCGGAGGCGACGACATGA
- a CDS encoding ATP-binding cassette domain-containing protein codes for MTATPDSTEGATAAGPLVELDDVSKFYGNIKALEHVSLEVHAGEITCVLGDNGAGKSTLIKIIAGLHRHDTGRFLIEGEETTLANPRDALDRGIATVYQDLAVVPLMPVWRNFFLGSEPTTGFGPFKRLDVRMMRETTRTELLRMGIDLRDVDQPIGTLSGGERQCVAIARAVYFGAKVLVLDEPTAALGVKQSGVVLKYVAAARDAGLGVVLITHNPHHAHLVGDRFVLLKRGVMSGSHTKDDITLDELTRQMAGGSELDELSHELERTPTPTLPGASTATDGTP; via the coding sequence ATGACGGCCACCCCCGACAGCACCGAGGGCGCGACCGCCGCCGGGCCCCTGGTCGAGCTGGACGACGTCTCCAAGTTCTACGGCAACATCAAGGCCCTGGAACACGTCTCGCTGGAGGTCCACGCGGGCGAGATCACCTGCGTCCTCGGCGACAACGGCGCCGGCAAGTCCACCCTCATCAAGATCATCGCGGGGCTGCACCGGCACGACACGGGGCGCTTCCTGATCGAGGGCGAGGAGACCACGCTCGCCAACCCGCGCGACGCCCTGGACCGGGGCATCGCCACGGTCTACCAGGACCTGGCCGTCGTCCCCCTGATGCCGGTCTGGCGAAACTTCTTCCTCGGCTCCGAGCCCACCACCGGCTTCGGCCCCTTCAAGCGCCTCGACGTCCGCATGATGCGCGAGACGACCCGTACGGAACTGCTCCGCATGGGCATCGACCTGCGCGACGTCGACCAGCCCATCGGCACCCTGTCCGGTGGTGAGCGCCAGTGCGTGGCCATCGCCCGCGCCGTCTACTTCGGCGCGAAGGTCCTCGTCCTGGACGAGCCGACCGCCGCGCTCGGCGTCAAGCAGTCCGGCGTCGTCCTGAAGTACGTGGCGGCCGCCCGTGACGCCGGGCTCGGCGTGGTCCTCATCACGCACAACCCGCACCACGCCCACCTCGTCGGCGACCGGTTCGTCCTCCTCAAGCGGGGCGTGATGTCCGGCAGCCACACCAAGGACGACATCACGCTGGACGAACTGACCCGGCAGATGGCGGGCGGCAGCGAGCTGGACGAACTCAGCCACGAGCTGGAACGCACCCCGACCCCCACCCTGCCGGGCGCGTCCACCGCGACCGACGGCACCCCCTGA
- a CDS encoding ROK family glucokinase, protein MSTYRDFAHRGSARATVLKTVGTKERRSHLSAPRVPTVGIDIGGTKVMAGVVDADGNILEQLRTETPDKSKSPKVVEDTIVELVLDLSDRHDVHAVGIGAAGWVDADRSKVLFAPHLAWRDEPLRDALASRLVVPVMVDNDANTAAWAEWRFGAGRGEDHLVMITLGTGIGGAILEDGRVKRGKYGVAGEFGHMQVVPSGHRCPCGNRGCWEQYSSGNALVREARELAAADSPVAHYLLDRVKGNVSDITGPLITELAREGDAMCIELLQDIGQWLGVGIANLAAALDPSCFVIGGGVSAADDLLINPARDAFKRHLTGRGYRPEARIAKAQLGPEAGMVGAADLARLVARRFRRANRRRVERYERYAQIYDQAASTIRNTRTTRTVD, encoded by the coding sequence ATGAGCACGTACCGCGACTTCGCACACCGCGGCTCAGCCCGCGCCACCGTCCTCAAGACCGTCGGCACCAAGGAACGCCGCTCGCACCTGTCCGCGCCCCGTGTGCCCACGGTCGGGATCGACATCGGCGGCACCAAGGTGATGGCGGGCGTCGTCGACGCCGACGGCAACATCCTGGAACAGCTGCGCACCGAGACGCCCGACAAGTCCAAGAGCCCCAAGGTCGTCGAGGACACCATCGTCGAGCTGGTCCTGGACCTCTCCGACCGGCACGACGTCCACGCGGTGGGCATCGGCGCGGCGGGCTGGGTGGACGCCGACCGCTCCAAGGTGCTGTTCGCCCCGCACCTCGCCTGGCGCGACGAGCCCCTGCGCGACGCCCTCGCCTCCCGCCTCGTCGTCCCCGTCATGGTCGACAACGACGCCAACACCGCCGCCTGGGCGGAATGGCGCTTCGGAGCGGGCCGCGGCGAGGACCACCTCGTCATGATCACCCTCGGTACGGGCATCGGCGGCGCGATCCTGGAGGACGGCCGGGTCAAGCGCGGCAAGTACGGGGTGGCCGGTGAGTTCGGCCACATGCAGGTGGTGCCCTCGGGCCACCGCTGCCCCTGCGGCAACCGGGGCTGCTGGGAGCAGTACAGCTCCGGCAACGCCCTGGTCCGCGAGGCCCGGGAGCTGGCCGCCGCCGACTCCCCGGTCGCGCACTACCTGCTGGACCGGGTGAAGGGGAACGTTTCCGACATCACCGGGCCCCTCATCACCGAACTGGCCCGCGAGGGCGATGCGATGTGCATCGAACTCCTCCAGGACATCGGTCAGTGGCTCGGCGTCGGCATCGCCAACCTGGCTGCCGCGCTCGACCCCTCCTGCTTCGTCATCGGGGGCGGCGTCAGCGCCGCCGACGACCTCCTGATCAACCCCGCCCGTGACGCCTTCAAGCGCCATCTCACCGGCCGGGGCTACCGCCCGGAGGCCCGCATCGCGAAAGCGCAGCTCGGCCCCGAGGCGGGTATGGTCGGCGCCGCGGACCTGGCACGGCTGGTCGCCCGCCGCTTCCGCCGGGCCAACCGGCGGCGGGTCGAGCGGTACGAGCGGTACGCCCAGATCTACGACCAGGCCGCGAGCACCATCCGCAACACGCGGACCACCCGCACCGTCGACTGA